A single window of Pseudomonas marginalis DNA harbors:
- the pcaH gene encoding protocatechuate 3,4-dioxygenase subunit beta, producing MSDKPGYRRPQAGTQPDYLHPAYQSTNLRSPSQPLVFLPHSLSEITGPTIGAERVSEKDNDLTAQHDGEPLGERIIIHGRVLDENGLPVPGILVEIWQANAAGRYNHKRDLHDAPLDPNFTGTGRTVTDADGWYQFQTIKPGAYPWGNHHNAWRPAHIHFSLFGPSVLTRLVTQMYFPGDPLLEYDPIYNCVPDTSAKERLIARFDLEKTIPSYALGYRWDIVLRGRDATPMEK from the coding sequence ATGAGTGACAAGCCCGGTTACCGGCGCCCGCAAGCGGGCACTCAGCCTGATTACCTGCACCCGGCCTACCAGTCGACGAACCTGCGTTCGCCGTCCCAGCCGTTGGTGTTCCTGCCTCATTCCTTGTCGGAAATCACCGGCCCGACCATCGGCGCCGAGCGAGTCAGCGAAAAGGACAACGACCTCACCGCCCAACACGACGGCGAACCGTTGGGCGAACGCATCATCATTCATGGCCGCGTGCTGGATGAAAACGGCCTGCCGGTGCCGGGCATCCTCGTGGAGATCTGGCAGGCCAACGCCGCCGGTCGCTACAACCACAAACGTGACCTGCACGATGCGCCGCTGGACCCGAACTTCACCGGCACCGGGCGCACCGTCACCGACGCCGATGGCTGGTACCAGTTCCAGACCATCAAGCCCGGCGCCTACCCGTGGGGCAACCACCACAACGCGTGGCGTCCGGCGCATATTCACTTTTCGCTGTTCGGCCCGAGCGTACTGACGCGCCTGGTGACGCAGATGTATTTCCCCGGCGACCCGCTGCTGGAATACGACCCGATCTACAACTGCGTACCGGATACCAGCGCCAAGGAACGCCTGATCGCCCGTTTCGATCTGGAAAAGACCATTCCTTCCTATGCCCTCGGCTACCGCTGGGACATCGTCCTGCGCGGCCGCGACGCCACGCCGATGGAGAAATGA
- the pcaD gene encoding 3-oxoadipate enol-lactonase — protein sequence MAFVQLAEGELHYQLDGPLDAPVLVLSNSLGTDLHMWDIQIPAFTEHFRVLRFDTRGHGKSLVTEGPYSIEQLGLDVIALLDALDIQRAHFCGLSMGGLIGQWLGINAGERVQRLVVCNTAAKIGTPEIWNPRIEMVQRDGAAAMVALRDASIARWFTADFAAANPHQAKQITDMLAATSPPGYAANCAAVRDADFREQLSKIKAPTLVIAGTEDAVTPPAGGHFIQHHVQGAEYAEFYAAHLSNVQAGAAFSDRVIKFLLAR from the coding sequence GTGGCTTTCGTACAACTCGCCGAGGGCGAACTGCATTACCAACTCGATGGCCCCCTGGACGCACCGGTGCTGGTGCTGTCCAACTCGCTGGGTACCGACCTGCATATGTGGGACATCCAGATCCCGGCGTTTACCGAGCATTTCCGGGTGTTGCGTTTCGACACCCGTGGCCACGGCAAATCCCTGGTGACCGAGGGACCGTACAGCATCGAGCAGTTGGGCCTCGACGTGATCGCACTGCTGGATGCGCTGGATATTCAGCGTGCACATTTTTGCGGGCTGTCCATGGGTGGCTTGATCGGCCAATGGCTGGGGATTAATGCCGGTGAGCGCGTGCAGCGCCTGGTGGTGTGCAACACCGCCGCCAAAATCGGCACGCCGGAGATCTGGAACCCACGGATCGAGATGGTCCAGCGTGATGGCGCGGCGGCCATGGTGGCCTTGCGCGATGCGTCGATTGCGCGTTGGTTCACCGCCGATTTTGCGGCAGCCAACCCGCACCAGGCCAAGCAGATCACCGACATGCTTGCCGCGACTTCGCCCCCAGGTTACGCGGCCAACTGCGCCGCCGTGCGTGATGCCGATTTCCGTGAGCAGTTGTCGAAGATCAAGGCGCCAACCCTGGTGATTGCCGGCACTGAAGATGCCGTCACGCCACCGGCCGGTGGTCACTTTATCCAGCACCATGTGCAGGGCGCCGAGTACGCCGAGTTCTACGCGGCGCACCTGTCCAATGTGCAGGCCGGTGCTGCGTTCAGTGATCGGGTTATCAAATTCCTGCTGGCCCGCTGA
- a CDS encoding CoA transferase subunit A, translating to MAEILALRDAVKQFVNDGDTVALEGFTHLIPTAAGHEIIRQGKKDLTLVRMTPDLIYDQLIGAGCARKLIFSWGGNPGVGSLHRLRDAVEKQWPQPLEIEEHSHADLANAYVAGASGLPFAVLRAYAGSDLPKVNPLIKSVTCPFTGEVLAAVPSVRPDITVIHAQKADRKGNVLLWGILGVQKEAALAAKRCIVTVEEIVDDLNAPMNSCVLPTWALTAVCHVPGGAHPSYAHGYNERDNRFYQAWDPIARDRGTFTAWIDEYIHGTADFSEFQAKLATAQEAK from the coding sequence ATGGCTGAAATTCTTGCGCTGCGTGACGCGGTGAAGCAATTCGTGAACGACGGCGACACTGTCGCACTGGAAGGCTTCACCCATCTGATCCCTACGGCAGCGGGTCATGAAATCATTCGTCAGGGCAAGAAAGACCTGACGCTGGTGCGTATGACGCCTGACCTGATCTACGACCAGTTGATCGGTGCCGGGTGTGCGCGCAAGCTGATTTTCTCCTGGGGCGGTAACCCGGGTGTAGGTTCCCTGCATCGCCTGCGTGACGCGGTCGAGAAGCAATGGCCGCAACCGTTGGAAATCGAAGAACACAGCCACGCCGACCTGGCCAATGCCTACGTCGCCGGCGCATCGGGCCTGCCGTTCGCGGTGCTGCGCGCCTACGCGGGTTCCGACTTGCCCAAGGTCAACCCGCTGATCAAAAGCGTGACCTGCCCGTTCACCGGTGAAGTGCTGGCTGCGGTGCCGTCGGTACGCCCGGACATCACCGTGATCCACGCGCAAAAGGCCGACCGCAAGGGCAATGTGCTGCTCTGGGGCATTCTCGGTGTGCAGAAGGAAGCGGCGCTGGCGGCCAAGCGTTGCATCGTCACCGTCGAGGAGATCGTCGATGACTTGAACGCACCGATGAACAGCTGTGTATTGCCGACCTGGGCTCTGACCGCCGTTTGCCACGTACCCGGCGGCGCGCATCCGTCCTACGCCCACGGCTACAACGAGCGTGACAATCGCTTCTACCAGGCGTGGGACCCCATCGCCCGCGACCGTGGGACCTTTACCGCCTGGATCGACGAATACATCCACGGCACTGCCGATTTCAGTGAATTCCAGGCCAAGCTGGCCACCGCGCAGGAGGCCAAGTGA
- the pcaG gene encoding protocatechuate 3,4-dioxygenase subunit alpha produces the protein MTLNATTSHTVGPYYHIGLTWLNREDLTVAATLGERVAISGQVVDGNGDVVNDAMLEVWQANAAGKYDHPEDEQDKALDPNFEGFGRVPVDAEGRFRFTTIKPGSVPGLQGTTQAPHLVVLVFARGLVKHLLTRIYFEGEALNGDDPLLACVPAERRGTLIAKRDAAGVHQWNVILQGTDKETVFFDY, from the coding sequence ATGACACTCAACGCGACCACGTCCCACACCGTCGGGCCGTACTACCACATCGGCCTGACCTGGCTGAACCGCGAAGATTTGACCGTCGCCGCCACCCTCGGCGAGCGCGTGGCGATCAGCGGGCAAGTGGTGGACGGCAACGGTGATGTTGTCAACGACGCCATGCTCGAAGTCTGGCAGGCCAATGCCGCCGGCAAGTACGACCACCCTGAAGATGAGCAGGACAAGGCGCTGGACCCGAACTTCGAAGGCTTTGGCCGGGTGCCGGTGGATGCCGAAGGGCGCTTCCGCTTTACCACGATCAAGCCGGGCAGCGTGCCGGGCCTGCAAGGCACGACCCAGGCGCCGCACCTGGTGGTGCTGGTGTTTGCCCGTGGGCTGGTGAAGCACCTGCTGACGCGGATTTATTTCGAGGGCGAGGCGTTGAACGGGGACGACCCGTTGCTGGCCTGTGTGCCTGCCGAGCGGCGCGGCACGTTGATTGCCAAGCGGGATGCGGCGGGTGTACATCAGTGGAATGTGATTTTGCAGGGCACAGATAAGGAGACGGTGTTCTTCGATTATTGA
- a CDS encoding CoA-transferase subunit beta: protein MMAYSTNEMMTVAAARRLKNGSVCFVGIGLPSKAANLARLTSSPDVVLIYESGPIGAKPSVLPLSIGDGELAETADTVVPTGEIFRYWLQGGRIDVGFLGAAQVDRFGNINTTVVGDYHQPKVRLPGAGGAPEIAGSAKSVLIILKQSSRSFVDKLDFITSVGHGEGGDSRKRLGLPGAGPVGIITDLCIMEPEEGTHEFVVTALHPGVTREQVVAATGWAVRFADHVSATAEPTEVELTALRDLEARTAAAHGQAPGEA, encoded by the coding sequence GTGATGGCTTACTCGACCAACGAAATGATGACCGTCGCCGCTGCGCGCCGCCTCAAGAACGGCTCCGTGTGCTTCGTTGGCATCGGCCTGCCCTCGAAAGCGGCCAACCTGGCGCGCCTGACCTCGTCGCCCGACGTGGTGCTGATCTACGAGTCCGGCCCGATTGGCGCCAAGCCTTCGGTACTGCCGCTGTCCATCGGTGATGGCGAGTTGGCGGAAACCGCTGACACCGTGGTGCCCACCGGTGAAATCTTCCGCTACTGGTTGCAAGGCGGGCGCATTGACGTCGGCTTTCTCGGCGCGGCCCAGGTCGACCGCTTCGGCAACATCAACACCACCGTGGTCGGTGACTATCACCAGCCCAAAGTACGCCTGCCGGGTGCCGGTGGCGCGCCGGAGATCGCCGGTTCTGCCAAGAGCGTGTTGATCATCCTCAAGCAGTCGTCCCGTTCGTTCGTGGACAAGCTGGACTTCATCACCTCCGTCGGTCACGGCGAAGGCGGCGATTCACGCAAACGCCTGGGCCTGCCGGGCGCCGGTCCTGTCGGAATTATTACCGACCTGTGCATCATGGAGCCGGAAGAGGGCACCCATGAGTTCGTCGTCACCGCGCTGCACCCCGGCGTGACCCGCGAGCAAGTGGTGGCCGCGACCGGTTGGGCGGTTCGCTTTGCCGACCACGTGAGCGCCACTGCCGAACCGACCGAGGTCGAGCTGACCGCCCTGCGTGACCTCGAAGCCCGCACGGCCGCCGCCCACGGCCAAGCACCCGGAGAAGCCTGA
- the pcaF gene encoding 3-oxoadipyl-CoA thiolase gives MMRDVFICDAIRTPIGRFGGGLATVRADDLAALPIKALMERNPSVDWSAVDEVFLGCANQAGEDNRNVARMALLLAGLPETIPGVTLNRLCASGMDAIGTAFRAIASGEMELTIAGGVESMSRAPFVMGKADAAFSRNMKLEDTTIGWRFINPLMKDQYGVDAMPQTADNVADDYKVSRADQDAFALRSQQRTAAAQAAGYFAEEIVPVRVAHKKGETVVEHDEHPRDTTLEALTKLKPVNGPDKTVTAGNASGVNDGAAALILASAEAVKKHGLTARARVLGMASAGVAPRVMGIGPVPAVRKLVERLGLAVTDFDVIELNEAFASQGLAVLRELGIADDAPQVNPNGGAIALGHPLGMSGARLVLTALHQLEKTGGRKGLATMCVGVGQGLALAIERI, from the coding sequence CTGATGCGTGACGTATTTATCTGCGATGCCATCCGCACGCCCATCGGCCGTTTCGGCGGTGGCCTGGCCACGGTGCGTGCCGACGACTTGGCCGCGCTGCCGATCAAGGCGTTGATGGAACGCAACCCGTCGGTGGACTGGAGTGCGGTGGACGAGGTGTTCCTGGGCTGCGCCAACCAGGCCGGCGAAGACAACCGTAACGTTGCACGCATGGCGCTGTTGTTGGCGGGCCTGCCGGAGACTATTCCCGGCGTGACCCTCAACCGTTTGTGCGCCTCGGGCATGGACGCCATCGGCACCGCGTTTCGCGCCATCGCCAGTGGCGAAATGGAGCTGACGATTGCCGGGGGCGTCGAGTCGATGTCCCGCGCACCGTTCGTGATGGGCAAGGCCGACGCGGCGTTTTCACGCAACATGAAGCTGGAAGACACCACCATCGGCTGGCGCTTTATCAACCCGCTGATGAAGGACCAATACGGCGTGGATGCGATGCCGCAGACCGCCGATAACGTGGCCGACGATTACAAGGTGTCTCGTGCTGATCAGGACGCTTTTGCCCTGCGCAGCCAGCAACGTACGGCTGCCGCCCAGGCTGCCGGTTACTTTGCTGAAGAAATCGTGCCGGTGCGTGTCGCCCATAAAAAAGGCGAAACCGTGGTGGAGCATGATGAGCACCCACGCGACACCACCCTTGAAGCCCTGACCAAACTCAAGCCAGTCAACGGCCCCGACAAGACCGTCACCGCCGGCAATGCTTCGGGTGTGAACGATGGTGCGGCGGCGCTGATTCTGGCGTCCGCCGAAGCGGTCAAGAAACACGGCCTCACCGCCCGTGCCCGTGTGTTGGGCATGGCCAGTGCCGGTGTCGCCCCGCGTGTGATGGGCATCGGCCCGGTGCCAGCGGTGCGCAAGCTGGTGGAGCGCCTGGGTTTGGCGGTTACCGACTTTGACGTGATCGAACTCAACGAAGCCTTTGCCAGCCAAGGCCTGGCAGTGCTGCGCGAGCTGGGCATCGCCGACGACGCACCCCAGGTCAACCCGAACGGTGGCGCCATCGCACTGGGCCACCCCTTGGGCATGAGCGGTGCGCGGCTGGTACTGACGGCCCTGCATCAGTTGGAAAAAACCGGCGGCCGTAAAGGCCTGGCGACCATGTGCGTGGGCGTCGGCCAAGGCCTGGCCCTGGCGATTGAACGCATCTAA
- a CDS encoding 3-carboxy-cis,cis-muconate cycloisomerase, with the protein MTLRTSNQLFDAYFTADSMAEVFCDQGRLQGMLDFEAALARAQAQVGLIPQAAVAPIAQACLASLYDVDALGVAIATAGNSAIPLVKALGKLIASGDAGAERYVHLGATSQDVMDTGLVLQLRRALGLIETDLARLGDVLAAQAQRYATTPLAGRTWLQHATPVTLGMKHAGWLGAVTRSRQRLKELQPRLLVLQFGGASGTLAALGEHAMPVAEALASELQLSLPEQPWHTQRDRLVEFASVLGLIAGSLGKLGRDISLLMQTEAAEVFEPSAPGKGGSSTMPHKRNPVGAAVLISTATRVPGLVATMFSAMPQEHERSLGLWHAEWETLPEICRLVSGALKQALLVSEGLEVDPGRMAHNLDLTQGLVLAEAVSIVLAQRLGRETAHHLLEQCCKRAVAEGRHLRAVLADEPQVTAELSAPELDRLLDPAHYLGQAHTWVTRAVTEHFALTA; encoded by the coding sequence ATGACACTGCGCACGAGCAATCAACTGTTCGACGCTTACTTCACCGCTGACAGCATGGCCGAGGTGTTCTGCGACCAGGGACGCCTGCAGGGCATGCTCGATTTCGAAGCCGCGCTCGCCCGGGCGCAGGCCCAGGTCGGGTTGATCCCGCAGGCGGCCGTGGCGCCGATTGCCCAGGCCTGCCTGGCGTCGCTGTACGACGTGGATGCCCTCGGTGTGGCGATTGCCACGGCGGGGAATTCGGCGATTCCGCTGGTGAAGGCGCTGGGCAAGTTGATTGCCAGCGGGGATGCCGGGGCCGAACGCTATGTGCACCTGGGCGCGACCAGCCAGGACGTGATGGACACCGGGCTGGTGCTGCAACTGCGCCGGGCCCTGGGGTTGATCGAAACGGACCTGGCGCGTCTGGGCGACGTGCTGGCCGCCCAGGCCCAGCGTTATGCGACGACACCGTTGGCCGGGCGTACCTGGTTACAACACGCGACGCCGGTCACCCTGGGGATGAAGCATGCCGGTTGGCTGGGCGCGGTGACGCGCAGTCGCCAGCGTTTGAAAGAACTGCAACCGCGTTTGCTGGTGCTGCAATTCGGCGGCGCGTCCGGGACGTTGGCGGCACTCGGTGAACACGCCATGCCGGTGGCCGAGGCGCTGGCGTCGGAGTTGCAACTGAGCTTGCCTGAACAACCCTGGCACACCCAACGGGATCGTCTGGTGGAGTTCGCCTCCGTCCTGGGCCTGATCGCCGGCAGCCTCGGCAAACTGGGTCGCGATATCAGCCTGCTGATGCAAACCGAAGCGGCCGAAGTGTTCGAGCCGTCGGCGCCCGGCAAGGGCGGTTCGTCGACCATGCCGCACAAACGCAACCCGGTGGGCGCCGCTGTGCTGATCAGCACCGCCACGCGCGTGCCCGGCCTGGTGGCGACGATGTTCAGCGCCATGCCCCAGGAACATGAACGCAGCCTGGGCCTGTGGCACGCCGAATGGGAGACCTTGCCGGAGATTTGCCGCCTGGTGTCCGGGGCCCTGAAACAAGCGCTGCTGGTGAGCGAAGGGTTGGAAGTCGACCCCGGACGCATGGCCCACAACCTCGACCTGACCCAAGGGCTGGTGCTGGCCGAAGCCGTCAGCATCGTGCTGGCTCAACGCCTGGGCCGGGAAACCGCGCACCACCTGCTGGAGCAATGCTGCAAACGCGCCGTCGCAGAAGGGCGCCACTTGCGCGCGGTGCTGGCGGACGAACCGCAGGTCACCGCCGAGTTGTCCGCCCCTGAGTTGGACCGCCTGCTCGACCCGGCCCACTACCTGGGCCAGGCGCACACCTGGGTCACTCGCGCTGTCACCGAACACTTTGCATTGACCGCCTAA
- a CDS encoding MFS transporter, with product MNQPSVGTTLDVQSFINTQPLSRYQWRVVILCFLIVFLDGLDTAAMGFIAPALSQDWGIDRASLGPVMSAALIGMVFGALGSGPLADRFGRKVVLVGAVLVFGAFSLASAYSSNVDQLLVLRFLTGLGLGAGMPNATTLLSEYTPERHKSLLVTSMFCGFNLGMAGGGFISAKLIPAFGWHALLMIGGILPLILVVVLMLWLPESARFLVVRNRGTDKVRKTLSPIEPSIVAQATAFSVPEQKTVKARNVFAVIFSGTYSVGTLLLWLTYFMGLVIVYLLTSWLPTLMRDSGASMEQAAFIGALFQFGGVLSAVGVGWAMDRFNPHKVIGTFYLLAGVFAYAVGQSLGNITLLATLVLVAGMCVNGAQSAMPSLAARFYPTQGRATGVSWMLGIGRFGAILGAWMGATLLGLGWNFEQVLTALVIPAALATTAVVIKGMVSHADAT from the coding sequence ATGAATCAGCCTTCTGTCGGTACCACCCTGGACGTGCAGTCCTTTATCAACACCCAGCCACTGTCCCGTTACCAGTGGCGCGTGGTGATCCTGTGTTTCCTCATTGTTTTCCTCGATGGCCTCGACACCGCCGCCATGGGCTTTATCGCGCCCGCGCTGTCACAGGACTGGGGCATCGACCGCGCCAGCCTTGGCCCGGTGATGAGCGCTGCGTTGATCGGCATGGTATTCGGCGCCCTGGGTTCCGGACCGCTGGCTGACCGTTTCGGGCGCAAGGTTGTACTGGTGGGCGCGGTGCTGGTGTTTGGTGCGTTCAGCCTGGCCTCGGCCTACAGCAGCAACGTGGACCAATTGCTGGTGCTGCGTTTTCTCACCGGGCTGGGCCTGGGTGCCGGCATGCCGAACGCGACGACCCTGCTCTCCGAATACACCCCTGAACGCCACAAGTCGCTATTGGTGACCAGCATGTTCTGTGGTTTCAACCTGGGCATGGCCGGTGGCGGGTTTATCTCGGCCAAGCTGATCCCGGCGTTCGGCTGGCACGCCTTGTTGATGATCGGCGGCATCCTGCCGTTGATCCTGGTGGTGGTGCTGATGCTGTGGCTGCCGGAGTCGGCGCGTTTCCTGGTGGTGCGCAACCGAGGCACCGACAAGGTGCGCAAAACGCTGTCGCCCATCGAACCCTCTATTGTTGCCCAGGCCACCGCCTTCAGCGTGCCCGAACAAAAAACCGTCAAGGCGCGCAACGTGTTCGCGGTGATTTTCTCGGGCACCTACAGCGTCGGCACCTTGCTGCTGTGGCTGACGTACTTCATGGGCCTGGTGATCGTGTACCTGCTGACCAGTTGGCTGCCGACCCTGATGCGCGACAGCGGCGCCAGCATGGAGCAGGCTGCGTTTATCGGCGCGCTGTTCCAGTTTGGTGGCGTATTGAGTGCCGTCGGCGTGGGATGGGCGATGGACCGGTTCAATCCCCACAAGGTCATCGGCACTTTCTACCTGCTGGCCGGGGTGTTTGCCTACGCGGTCGGGCAGAGCCTGGGCAATATCACCCTATTGGCCACCTTGGTGCTGGTCGCCGGGATGTGCGTCAACGGTGCGCAATCGGCGATGCCGTCCCTGGCCGCGCGCTTCTACCCAACCCAAGGCCGCGCCACCGGCGTGTCGTGGATGCTCGGCATCGGCCGTTTCGGCGCGATCCTCGGCGCGTGGATGGGCGCCACCTTGCTCGGCCTGGGCTGGAACTTCGAGCAGGTGCTCACCGCCCTGGTCATTCCGGCCGCTTTGGCCACAACAGCCGTGGTCATCAAAGGCATGGTCAGCCATGCGGATGCGACCTGA
- the pcaR gene encoding pca regulon transcriptional regulator PcaR gives MNDQLRNSFASVAPPIVASPAKRIQAFTGDPDFMTSLARGLAVVQAFQERKRHLTIAQISHRTEIPRAAVRRCLHTLIKLGYATTDGRTYSLLPKVLTLGHAYLSSTPLAVSAQPYLDRMSEQLHEACNMATLEGDDILYIARSATTQRLISVDLSVGGRLPAYCTSMGRILLAALDDASLQDYLDHADLQTKTSRTLTTPEALFECLQQVRQQGWCIVDQELEQGLRSIAVPVYDASGQVLAALNVSTHAGRVSRSELEQRFLPSMLSASRELSAQLFA, from the coding sequence ATGAACGATCAATTGCGCAACTCTTTCGCGTCAGTGGCGCCGCCGATCGTTGCCTCGCCGGCCAAGCGTATCCAGGCGTTTACCGGTGACCCCGACTTCATGACCTCCCTGGCTCGCGGCCTGGCCGTGGTGCAGGCGTTCCAGGAGCGCAAGCGCCACCTGACCATCGCCCAGATCAGCCACCGCACCGAGATCCCCCGCGCCGCCGTACGCCGTTGCCTGCATACCTTGATCAAGCTCGGCTACGCCACCACCGATGGGCGCACCTATTCATTGCTGCCCAAAGTCCTGACCCTGGGGCATGCCTACCTGTCCTCCACGCCATTGGCGGTATCGGCCCAGCCTTATCTGGACCGTATGAGCGAGCAACTGCACGAAGCCTGCAACATGGCCACCCTCGAAGGCGACGACATCCTCTACATCGCCCGTTCAGCCACCACCCAGCGCCTGATTTCCGTGGACCTGTCGGTGGGCGGACGGTTGCCGGCCTATTGCACCTCCATGGGCCGCATCCTGCTCGCGGCATTGGATGACGCCTCGCTGCAGGACTACCTCGACCATGCCGACCTGCAAACCAAGACCAGCCGCACCCTGACTACCCCTGAAGCCTTGTTCGAATGCCTGCAACAAGTGCGTCAGCAGGGCTGGTGCATTGTCGACCAGGAACTGGAACAGGGCCTGCGCTCCATCGCCGTGCCGGTGTATGACGCGTCCGGCCAGGTGCTGGCGGCGCTCAATGTCAGTACTCACGCTGGACGGGTCAGCCGCAGCGAGCTGGAGCAGCGTTTCCTGCCGAGCATGCTCAGTGCCAGCCGTGAGTTGAGTGCGCAGTTGTTTGCCTAA
- a CDS encoding MFS family transporter, with the protein MTTTTSHYTGEERSKRIFAIVGASSGNLVEWFDFYVYAFCAIYFAPAFFPSDDPTVQLLNTAGVFAAGFLMRPIGGWLFGRVADKHGRKNSMMISVLMMCAGSLVIAFLPTYKDIGAWAPALLLVARLFQGLSVGGEYGTTATYMSEVALKGQRGFFASFQYVTLIGGQLLAVLVVVILQQILTEEELRAWGWRIPFVIGAIAAVISLLLRRTLKETTSKETREDKDAGSIAALFRDHKAAFITVLGYTAGGSLIFYTFTTYMQKYLVNTAGMHAKTASYIMTGALFLYMCMQPLFGMLADKIGRRNSMLWFGALGTLCTVPILLSLKTVSSPFLAFVLITLALAIVSFYTSISGLVKAEMFPPQVRALGVGLAYAVANAIFGGSAEYVALGLKSMGMENTFYWYVTGMMAVAFLFSLRLPKQAAYLHHDL; encoded by the coding sequence ATGACAACAACCACCAGTCACTACACCGGAGAAGAGCGCAGCAAACGGATCTTTGCGATTGTCGGTGCCTCCTCCGGCAACCTGGTCGAATGGTTCGACTTCTACGTCTATGCCTTCTGCGCCATTTACTTCGCCCCGGCGTTTTTTCCGTCGGATGACCCCACGGTCCAACTGCTCAACACCGCTGGCGTGTTCGCTGCCGGCTTCCTGATGCGCCCCATCGGCGGCTGGCTGTTCGGCCGGGTCGCCGACAAGCACGGACGCAAGAATTCGATGATGATCTCGGTGCTGATGATGTGCGCCGGTTCCCTGGTCATCGCCTTTTTGCCCACCTACAAAGACATCGGCGCCTGGGCCCCGGCCCTGCTGCTGGTGGCGCGGCTGTTCCAGGGCCTGTCGGTGGGGGGCGAATATGGCACCACCGCCACCTACATGAGTGAAGTCGCGCTCAAGGGCCAGCGTGGGTTTTTTGCCTCGTTCCAGTACGTGACCCTGATCGGTGGCCAACTGTTGGCGGTGCTGGTGGTGGTGATCCTGCAACAGATCCTCACTGAGGAAGAACTGCGGGCCTGGGGTTGGCGGATTCCGTTCGTGATCGGTGCGATTGCCGCGGTGATTTCCCTGCTGCTGCGCCGCACCCTCAAGGAAACCACCAGCAAGGAAACCCGCGAGGACAAGGACGCCGGCAGTATCGCCGCGCTGTTCCGTGACCATAAGGCGGCATTCATCACCGTGCTCGGCTACACCGCAGGCGGTTCGCTGATTTTCTACACCTTTACCACCTACATGCAGAAGTACCTGGTGAACACCGCCGGGATGCACGCCAAGACCGCCAGTTACATCATGACCGGCGCGCTGTTCCTGTACATGTGCATGCAGCCGCTGTTCGGCATGCTGGCCGACAAGATCGGCCGGCGTAATTCGATGCTGTGGTTCGGCGCGTTGGGCACACTGTGCACGGTGCCGATCCTGCTCAGCTTGAAAACCGTCAGCAGTCCGTTCCTGGCGTTTGTGCTGATCACCCTGGCCCTGGCGATTGTCAGCTTCTACACCTCGATCAGCGGCCTGGTGAAGGCGGAAATGTTCCCGCCACAAGTGCGCGCCCTGGGCGTGGGCCTGGCCTATGCGGTGGCCAACGCAATCTTCGGCGGTTCGGCGGAATACGTGGCCCTGGGCCTCAAATCCATGGGCATGGAAAACACCTTCTATTGGTATGTCACCGGCATGATGGCGGTGGCCTTCCTGTTCAGCTTGCGTTTGCCGAAACAGGCGGCGTACCTGCATCACGATTTGTAA
- the pcaC gene encoding 4-carboxymuconolactone decarboxylase, whose translation MDEKQRYADGLQVRREVLGDAHVDRSLNALTEFNSEFQDMITRHAWGDIWTRPGLPRHTRSLITIAMLIGMNRSEELKLHLRAAASNGVTRAEIKEVLMQSAIYCGIPAANATFHLAESVWDELGVESRPPK comes from the coding sequence GTGGACGAGAAACAACGTTATGCCGACGGCCTGCAGGTGCGCCGCGAAGTGCTGGGCGATGCCCATGTCGACCGCAGCCTCAACGCGCTGACCGAGTTCAACAGCGAGTTCCAGGACATGATCACCCGCCACGCCTGGGGTGACATCTGGACCCGCCCCGGGCTGCCTCGCCATACCCGCAGCCTGATCACCATCGCCATGCTGATCGGCATGAACCGCAGCGAAGAACTCAAGCTGCACCTGCGCGCCGCCGCCAGCAACGGCGTTACCCGTGCCGAGATCAAGGAAGTGCTGATGCAGAGCGCGATCTATTGCGGGATCCCGGCGGCGAATGCAACGTTCCACCTGGCTGAATCAGTGTGGGACGAACTGGGGGTTGAGTCCCGCCCGCCGAAGTAA